Proteins encoded together in one Streptomyces umbrinus window:
- a CDS encoding sensor histidine kinase, with protein sequence MRARLGLPAVLRIRGPKRMCGPKSLHGLRGIRGPQSIRWRLTLLYSGLFVVAGAVLLALTYALMSERGEQVSVTRPDVPPRGAGAPAVQGYVREQLVAQRSDQLHQLFVESGVALGVMALASLVLGWLVAGRVLAPLRRMTGAVRRISADALHRRLAVAGPADELKDLADTFDDLLARLEGAFEAQRRFVANASHELRTPLTLQQAVIDVALADPGADAGTLRAACLRMRAAGQEQERLIEALLTLALSQRGVPEREFVDLSVVAGELLPDGGPRVSAELSPAALVGDPQLIGRLVSNLVENAVRHNVPPGEGGWVSVWTGVVDGCASLRVVNSGPVVPGDQVGVLFEPFRRVGAERVRARDRAREGSGLGLSIVAAIAAAHGGVVEARARGEGGLWVEVVFPPPPPLPIPVPDSGAPPPNPRSSSVGCGSPVVGRAVPRAPERRGCAPTSSPSGD encoded by the coding sequence ATGAGAGCGCGTCTCGGGCTCCCCGCGGTGTTGCGGATCCGCGGGCCGAAGCGCATGTGTGGACCGAAGAGCCTGCACGGGCTGCGGGGCATCAGGGGGCCACAGAGCATCCGGTGGCGGCTGACGTTGCTCTACAGCGGGTTGTTCGTGGTGGCGGGCGCGGTGCTCCTGGCTCTCACGTACGCCCTCATGTCCGAGCGCGGCGAACAGGTGTCGGTGACCAGGCCCGATGTGCCTCCGAGGGGAGCGGGGGCGCCCGCGGTCCAGGGATACGTACGTGAGCAGTTGGTCGCCCAGCGCAGCGACCAGCTCCATCAGCTCTTCGTCGAGTCGGGGGTCGCGCTCGGCGTCATGGCGCTCGCCTCGCTCGTGCTCGGGTGGCTGGTGGCCGGGCGGGTGCTCGCGCCTCTGCGGAGAATGACCGGGGCGGTGCGGCGGATCTCCGCGGACGCTCTGCACCGGCGGCTCGCGGTGGCCGGGCCGGCCGACGAACTCAAGGATCTCGCCGACACGTTCGACGATCTGCTCGCCCGTTTGGAAGGCGCCTTCGAGGCGCAGCGGCGGTTCGTGGCCAACGCGTCGCACGAGTTGCGTACGCCGCTCACGCTTCAGCAGGCCGTCATCGATGTGGCGCTCGCCGATCCCGGGGCCGATGCCGGGACCCTGCGGGCCGCCTGTCTTCGGATGCGGGCCGCCGGGCAGGAGCAGGAGCGGTTGATCGAGGCGTTGTTGACGTTGGCGCTCAGTCAACGGGGGGTGCCGGAGCGGGAGTTCGTGGACCTGTCCGTGGTGGCGGGCGAGCTGTTGCCCGATGGCGGGCCCCGCGTGTCCGCCGAGCTCTCGCCCGCGGCGCTTGTCGGGGACCCGCAGCTGATCGGGCGGCTGGTGAGCAACCTCGTCGAGAACGCCGTGCGCCACAACGTGCCGCCGGGGGAGGGGGGTTGGGTCTCCGTCTGGACCGGGGTCGTCGACGGGTGTGCCTCCTTGCGGGTGGTGAACAGTGGGCCTGTGGTGCCGGGGGATCAGGTGGGCGTGCTGTTCGAACCGTTTCGGAGGGTGGGGGCCGAGCGGGTTCGGGCTCGGGACCGAGCCCGGGAGGGTTCCGGGCTGGGCTTGTCGATCGTGGCGGCGATCGCTGCGGCCCACGGGGGTGTGGTGGAGGCGCGGGCCCGGGGGGAGGGCGGGTTGTGGGTCGAGGTGGTGTTTCCGCCCCCGCCGCCCCTACCCATTCCCGTCCCTGACTCAGGGGCTCCGCCCCCGAACCCCCGGTCGTCGAGTGTCGGGTGCGGATCGCCTGTGGTTGGTCGCGCAGTTCCCCGCGCCCCTGAAAGGCGGGGCTGCGCCCCTACTTCCAGCCCGTCCGGCGATTGA
- a CDS encoding response regulator transcription factor, with protein MRVLVVDDHEELAETVAAGLRREGMAVDIALDGHAALERATVNGYDVVVLDRDLPGLHGDRVCRALAEGGSRARVLMLTASGTVADRVAGLGMGADDYLPKPFAFTELVARIRALGRRAQPALPPVLVHGDLRLDPARRVASRDGRQLPLSPKEFAVLELLMGAGGAVVSAEELLERAWDEAADPFTQTVKVTVSRLRRKLGEPPLIETVAQAGYRV; from the coding sequence ATGCGCGTATTGGTGGTCGACGACCACGAGGAGCTCGCCGAGACCGTCGCGGCGGGACTGCGCAGAGAGGGTATGGCCGTCGACATCGCGCTGGACGGCCATGCGGCGCTGGAGCGGGCCACGGTCAACGGCTACGACGTCGTCGTACTCGACCGTGATCTGCCCGGGCTGCACGGAGACCGGGTCTGCCGGGCCCTGGCCGAGGGGGGCAGCCGGGCGCGGGTACTGATGCTGACCGCGTCCGGCACGGTCGCCGACCGGGTCGCGGGGCTCGGGATGGGCGCCGACGACTATCTGCCGAAGCCGTTCGCGTTCACCGAACTCGTCGCGCGGATACGGGCGTTGGGGCGCCGTGCCCAACCGGCGCTGCCGCCGGTTCTGGTCCACGGCGATCTGCGGCTCGACCCCGCCCGACGGGTGGCGTCCCGCGACGGCCGCCAACTCCCGCTCAGCCCGAAGGAGTTCGCGGTCCTGGAGCTGCTGATGGGGGCGGGCGGGGCCGTGGTCTCCGCCGAGGAACTGCTGGAGCGGGCCTGGGACGAGGCCGCCGACCCGTTCACGCAGACCGTGAAGGTGACGGTCAGCCGACTGCGGCGCAAGCTCGGGGAACCGCCGTTGATCGAGACGGTGGCGCAGGCCGGGTACCGGGTATGA
- a CDS encoding gamma-aminobutyraldehyde dehydrogenase — protein MSTELRRLRNYIDGEFRDAADGRTTDVVNPATGEAYATAPLSGQADVDAAMAAAAAAFPAWRDQTPAERQKALLKIADAFEERAEELIAAEVENTGKPIGLTRSEEIPPMVDQIRFFAGAARMLEGRAAGEYMEGLTSIVRREPVGVCAQVAPWNYPMMMAVWKFAPALAAGNTVVLKPSDTTPASTVLIAEIIGSIVPKGVFNVICGDRDSGRAMVEHPVPAMASITGSVRAGISVAESAAKDVKRVHLELGGKAPVVVFEDTDMAKAVEDISVAGFFNAGQDCTAATRVLVQESIHDEFVAALAKAAADTKTGMPDDEDVLYGPLNNPNQLKQVTGFIERLPAHAKVEAGGHRVGEKGYFYAPTVVSGLKQDDEIIQNEVFGPVITVQSFSDEAQAVDWANGVEYALASSVWTKDHSRAMRMAKVLDFGCVWINTHIPLVAEMPHGGFKKSGYGKDLSAYGFDDYTRIKHVMTSIEG, from the coding sequence GTGAGCACCGAGCTGCGTCGTCTGCGCAATTACATCGACGGAGAATTCCGCGATGCCGCCGATGGACGGACCACCGACGTGGTCAACCCCGCGACGGGCGAGGCCTACGCCACCGCGCCGCTGTCCGGACAGGCCGACGTCGACGCCGCGATGGCAGCGGCCGCCGCGGCCTTCCCGGCCTGGCGCGACCAGACCCCGGCCGAGCGCCAGAAGGCCCTGCTCAAGATCGCGGACGCCTTCGAGGAGCGTGCCGAGGAGCTGATCGCGGCCGAGGTCGAGAACACCGGCAAGCCCATCGGTCTCACCCGGTCCGAGGAAATCCCGCCCATGGTCGACCAGATCCGCTTCTTCGCGGGCGCGGCGCGCATGCTGGAGGGCCGCGCGGCCGGTGAGTACATGGAGGGGCTGACCTCGATCGTCCGCCGTGAGCCGGTCGGCGTCTGCGCGCAGGTCGCGCCGTGGAACTACCCGATGATGATGGCCGTGTGGAAGTTCGCCCCCGCGCTCGCGGCCGGCAACACGGTCGTCCTCAAGCCGTCGGACACCACTCCCGCCTCCACGGTCCTGATCGCCGAGATCATCGGCTCGATCGTCCCCAAGGGCGTCTTCAACGTCATCTGCGGCGACCGTGACAGCGGCCGTGCGATGGTCGAGCACCCGGTGCCCGCCATGGCGTCGATCACCGGCTCCGTACGCGCGGGCATCTCCGTCGCCGAGTCCGCTGCCAAGGATGTGAAGCGCGTTCACCTGGAGCTGGGCGGCAAGGCGCCGGTCGTCGTCTTCGAGGACACCGACATGGCCAAGGCCGTCGAGGACATCTCGGTCGCGGGCTTCTTCAACGCGGGCCAGGACTGTACGGCCGCCACCCGCGTCCTCGTCCAGGAGTCCATCCACGACGAGTTCGTGGCCGCGCTCGCCAAGGCCGCCGCAGACACGAAGACCGGCATGCCGGACGACGAGGACGTGCTGTACGGCCCGCTCAACAACCCGAACCAGCTCAAGCAGGTCACCGGCTTCATCGAGCGCCTGCCCGCCCACGCCAAGGTCGAGGCGGGCGGCCACCGCGTCGGCGAGAAGGGCTACTTCTACGCTCCGACCGTGGTGTCGGGGCTGAAGCAGGACGACGAGATCATCCAGAACGAGGTCTTCGGCCCGGTCATCACCGTCCAGTCCTTCTCGGACGAGGCGCAGGCCGTCGACTGGGCGAACGGCGTCGAGTACGCCCTCGCCTCCTCCGTCTGGACCAAGGACCACTCGCGCGCGATGCGCATGGCCAAGGTCCTCGACTTCGGCTGCGTCTGGATCAACACCCACATCCCGCTCGTCGCGGAGATGCCGCACGGCGGCTTCAAGAAGTCCGGCTACGGCAAGGACCTTTCGGCGTACGGGTTCGACGACTACACGCGGATCAAGCACGTGATGACGTCCATCGAGGGCTGA
- a CDS encoding Lrp/AsnC family transcriptional regulator has product MHSEHVSSRSAEPKGSRDTRSGNTTPPLDSVSLAIIEQLQEDGRRPYAAIGKAVGLSEAAVRQRVQKLLDQGVMQIVAVTDPLTVGFRRQAMVGLNVDGDLEPVADALTAMPEVEYVVMTAGSFDILAEIVCEDDDHLLDVINKRIRALPGVRSTESFVYLKLKKQTYMWGTR; this is encoded by the coding sequence ATGCACAGTGAGCACGTGTCCAGTCGCAGCGCAGAGCCGAAGGGCTCCCGAGACACCCGGTCGGGGAACACCACTCCCCCGCTGGACAGCGTCTCCCTCGCCATCATCGAGCAACTCCAGGAAGACGGCCGCAGGCCGTACGCCGCGATCGGCAAGGCCGTCGGCCTCTCCGAGGCGGCCGTGCGCCAGCGCGTCCAGAAGCTGCTCGACCAGGGCGTGATGCAGATCGTCGCCGTCACGGACCCGCTCACCGTGGGTTTCCGCAGGCAGGCGATGGTGGGCCTCAACGTCGACGGCGACCTGGAACCGGTGGCGGACGCGCTGACCGCCATGCCGGAAGTCGAGTACGTGGTGATGACCGCGGGCTCGTTCGACATCCTCGCCGAGATCGTCTGCGAGGACGACGACCACCTGCTGGACGTCATCAACAAACGCATCCGGGCCCTGCCCGGCGTGCGCTCCACCGAGAGCTTCGTCTACCTCAAGCTCAAGAAGCAGACCTACATGTGGGGAACCCGATAG
- a CDS encoding aspartate aminotransferase family protein, translating to MGNPIAVTTKDLSRTAYDHLWMHFTRMSSYENAPVPTIVRGEGTYIYDDKGKRYLDGLAGLFVVQAGHGRRELAETAFKQAQELAFFPIWSYAHPKAVELAERLANYAPGDLNKVFFTTGGGEAVETAWKLAKQYFKLQGKPTKYKVISRAVAYHGTPQGALSITGLPALKAPFEPLVPGAHKVPNTNIYRAPAFLDQGSGISPEAFGRWAADQIEEQILFEGPETVAAVFLEPVQNAGGCFPPPPGYFQRVREICDQYDVLLVSDEVICAFGRLGTMFACDKFDYVPDMITCAKGMTSGYSPIGACIISDRLAEPFYKGDNTFLHGYTFGGHPVSAAVGLANLDLFERENLTQHVLDNEGAFLSTLQKLHDLPIVGDVRGNGFFYGIELVKDKATKETFTDEESERVLYGFVSKKLFEYGLYCRADDRGDPVIQLSPPLISDQSTFDEIEGIVRQVLTEAWAKL from the coding sequence GTGGGGAACCCGATAGCCGTGACCACCAAGGACCTCAGCCGAACCGCGTACGACCACCTGTGGATGCACTTCACCCGCATGTCCTCGTACGAGAACGCTCCCGTCCCCACGATCGTCCGTGGCGAGGGCACCTACATCTACGACGACAAGGGCAAGCGCTACCTCGACGGTCTCGCGGGGCTGTTCGTGGTCCAGGCGGGCCACGGCCGCCGGGAGCTGGCCGAGACGGCGTTCAAGCAGGCGCAGGAGCTGGCTTTCTTCCCGATCTGGTCCTACGCCCACCCGAAGGCCGTCGAGCTCGCGGAGCGCCTCGCGAACTACGCGCCGGGCGACCTGAACAAGGTCTTCTTCACCACGGGTGGCGGCGAGGCCGTCGAGACCGCCTGGAAGCTCGCCAAGCAGTACTTCAAGCTGCAGGGCAAGCCGACCAAGTACAAGGTCATCTCGCGCGCGGTCGCCTACCACGGCACCCCGCAGGGCGCCCTGTCCATCACGGGCCTGCCGGCCCTGAAGGCCCCGTTCGAGCCGCTGGTCCCGGGCGCCCACAAGGTCCCGAACACCAACATCTACCGCGCGCCCGCCTTCCTCGACCAGGGGTCCGGCATCTCCCCCGAGGCCTTCGGCCGCTGGGCCGCCGACCAGATCGAGGAGCAGATCCTCTTCGAGGGCCCGGAGACGGTCGCCGCCGTCTTCCTGGAGCCCGTGCAGAACGCCGGCGGCTGCTTCCCGCCGCCGCCCGGCTACTTCCAGCGCGTCCGCGAGATCTGCGACCAGTACGACGTGCTGCTCGTCTCCGACGAGGTCATCTGCGCCTTCGGCCGCCTGGGCACGATGTTCGCCTGTGACAAGTTCGACTACGTACCGGACATGATCACCTGCGCCAAGGGCATGACCTCGGGCTACTCCCCGATCGGCGCGTGCATCATCTCGGACCGGCTCGCCGAGCCGTTCTACAAGGGCGACAACACCTTCCTGCACGGCTACACCTTCGGCGGCCACCCGGTGTCGGCGGCCGTGGGTCTCGCCAACCTCGACCTGTTCGAGCGGGAGAATCTCACGCAGCACGTGCTGGACAACGAGGGGGCGTTCCTCTCCACTCTCCAGAAGCTGCACGACCTGCCGATCGTCGGCGACGTCCGCGGCAACGGCTTCTTCTACGGCATCGAGCTGGTGAAGGACAAGGCCACCAAGGAGACCTTCACGGACGAGGAGTCGGAGCGCGTGCTCTACGGCTTCGTCTCCAAGAAGCTCTTCGAGTACGGCCTCTACTGCCGCGCCGACGACCGCGGTGACCCGGTCATCCAGCTCTCGCCGCCGCTGATCTCCGACCAGTCGACCTTCGACGAGATCGAGGGGATCGTCCGCCAGGTGCTGACCGAGGCGTGGGCGAAGCTCTGA
- a CDS encoding ABC transporter ATP-binding protein, giving the protein MVAPPDNDVLWARALHVKHNGSPALTGVSLGVREGEILAVGGPRGSGKTTLLQCLSGQLRAQQGEVWFNSTPVHTMGPLTRERLRRDRFAWIDPTPVLVPELNAWENAALPLMLRGVSRRRAKTAALEWLDRLDIGGCARKRPYALLHAERQRVAIARALAPAPTVLFADEPTAPLHRADRAQVLRTLTTAARSHGITVVLATHDADTAALADRTVSLLDGRRVNTVHLPPVADSVEGRAACSLSV; this is encoded by the coding sequence ATGGTGGCTCCGCCGGACAACGACGTGCTGTGGGCACGCGCCCTGCACGTCAAGCACAACGGCTCGCCCGCGCTCACCGGCGTCTCGCTCGGGGTTCGCGAGGGCGAGATCCTGGCCGTCGGCGGCCCGCGTGGCAGCGGCAAGACGACCCTGCTCCAGTGCCTGTCCGGGCAGTTGCGGGCGCAACAGGGCGAGGTCTGGTTCAACAGCACGCCCGTGCACACCATGGGTCCGCTGACCCGCGAGCGGCTGCGCCGCGACCGGTTCGCCTGGATCGACCCGACGCCGGTCCTGGTCCCCGAACTGAACGCCTGGGAGAACGCGGCCCTGCCCCTGATGCTGCGCGGTGTCTCGCGCCGCCGCGCCAAGACCGCCGCCCTGGAGTGGCTGGACCGCCTCGACATCGGCGGCTGCGCCCGCAAACGCCCGTACGCGCTTCTGCACGCCGAGCGGCAGCGCGTGGCCATCGCCCGCGCGCTGGCCCCCGCGCCGACCGTGCTCTTCGCCGACGAGCCCACTGCCCCGCTGCACCGCGCCGACCGGGCCCAGGTGCTGCGTACGCTCACGACGGCGGCCCGGTCGCACGGGATCACCGTCGTACTGGCCACGCACGACGCGGACACCGCGGCCCTCGCCGACCGCACGGTGTCGCTGCTCGACGGGCGGCGCGTGAACACCGTCCATCTGCCGCCGGTGGCCGACAGCGTGGAAGGCCGGGCCGCGTGCTCGCTCTCCGTCTAG
- a CDS encoding VOC family protein, with protein MYQQMIFVNLAVNDVDASKKFFTELGYTINPQFSDENCASVVISDTIVAMLLNKQRYADFTKKEIADSTKTSEVLICLSAESREKVDELVDKAIASGGSASGETQDYGQMYGRAFDDPDGHTWEVLWMDPAAVQG; from the coding sequence ATGTACCAGCAGATGATCTTCGTGAACCTGGCTGTGAACGACGTCGACGCCTCCAAGAAGTTCTTCACGGAGCTCGGCTACACGATCAACCCGCAGTTCTCGGACGAGAACTGCGCGTCCGTCGTGATCAGCGACACGATCGTCGCGATGCTGCTGAACAAGCAGCGCTACGCGGACTTCACGAAGAAGGAGATCGCGGACTCGACGAAGACCAGCGAGGTGCTGATCTGTCTGAGCGCCGAGAGCCGCGAGAAGGTGGACGAGCTCGTCGACAAGGCGATCGCGTCGGGCGGCTCGGCGAGCGGCGAGACCCAGGACTACGGCCAGATGTACGGCCGCGCCTTCGACGACCCGGACGGCCACACCTGGGAGGTCCTGTGGATGGACCCGGCGGCCGTTCAGGGCTGA